From a region of the Pan paniscus chromosome 19, NHGRI_mPanPan1-v2.0_pri, whole genome shotgun sequence genome:
- the SMYD4 gene encoding SET and MYND domain-containing protein 4 isoform X2, translated as MDLPVDEWKSYLLQKWASLPTSVQVTISTAETLRDIFLHSSSLLQPEDELFLKRLSKGYLVGKDSDAPLFYREEGNKKFQEKDYTGAAVLYSKGVSHSRPNTEDMSLCHANRSAALFHLGQYETCLKDINRAQTHGYPERLQPKIMLRKAECLVALGRLQEARQTISDLERNFTATPALADVLPQTLQRNLHRLKMKVQEKDSLTESFPAALAKTLEEAALREENEQLSNASSSIGLCVDPLKGRCLVATKDILPGELLVQEDAFVSVLNPGELPPPHHGLDSKWDTRVTNGDLYCHRCLKHTLATVPCDGCSYAKYCSQECLQQAWELYHRTECPLGGLLLTLGIFCHIALRLTLLVGFEDVRKIIPKLCDKISNKDICLPESNNQVKTLNYGLGEREKNGNIVETPIPGCDINGKYENNYNAVFNLLPHTENHSPEHKFLCALCVSALCRQLEAASLQAIPTERIVNSSQLKAAVTPELRPDVTIWGVAMLRHMLQLQCNAQAMTTIQHTGPKGSIVTDSRQVRLATGIFPVISLLNHSCNPNTSVSFISTVATIRASQRIRKGQEILHCYGPHKSRMGVAERQQKLRSQYFFDCACPACQTEAHRMAAGPRWEAFCCNSCGAPMQGDDVLRCGSRSCAESAVSRDHLVSRLQDLQQQVRVAQKLLRDGELGDWQKSATHLQRSLCVVEVRHGPSSVEMGHELFKLAQIFFNGFAVPEALSTIQKAEEVLSLHCGPWDDEIQELQKMKSCLLDLPPTPVGPAVQGPRRILTHRKGAHGTQVKEVLLARCGASRL; from the exons ACCTGAGGATGAGCTGTTTCTAAAAAGACTTTCTAAAGGTTACTTGGTGGGAAAGGACTCGGACGCTCCTCTTTTCTACAgagaagaaggaaacaaaaaatttcaGGAGAAAGATTACACAGGAGCTGCAGTGCTGTACTCTAAG GGAGTGTCACATTCAAGGCCTAACACTGAGGACATGTCACTGTGTCATGCTAACCGCTCGGCAGCCCTCTTCCACCTGGGTCAGTATGAG acGTGTCTTAAAGACATTAACAGAGCACAGACACATGGGTATCCAGAAAGGTTGCAACCCAAGATCATGTTACGTAAAGCAGAATGTCTGGTGGCCCTGGGGAGACTGCAGGAGGCAAGGCAGACCATCAGTGATCTTGAAAGGAACTTCACAGCCACACCAGCCCTAGCAGATGTCCTCCCTCAGACTCTGCAGAGAAACCTCCATCGTCTGAAAATGAAGGTACAAGAAAAGGACAGTCTCACAGAAAGCTTCCCAGCAGCTCTGGCCAAAACCCTTGAGGAGGCGgcgctgagggaggagaatgaacAACTTTCCAATGCGTCATCATCCATCGGCTTATGCGTAGATCCTTTAAAAGGTCGCTGTCTCGTTGCCACAAAAGATATTCTCCCAGGAGAGCTCCTGGTGCAGGAGGATGCTTTTGTGAGTGTTCTCAACCCAGGAGAACTGCCACCACCGCATCACGGCCTAGACAGCAAATGGGACACCAGAGTCACCAATGGGGACCTCTATTGTCACCGATGTTTGAAGCACACTTTGGCCACAGTTCCGTGTGACGGATGCAGTTATGCCAAGTATTGCAGCCAGGAGTGTTTGCAGCAGGCCTGGGAGCTCTACCACAGGACAGAATGTCCTCTCGGGGGGCTGCTTCTCACACTGGGTATCTTTTGCCACATTGCCCTGAGGTTGACTCTTTTGGTGGGATTTGAGGATGTTCGCAAAATCATACCAAAGCTTTGTGATAAGATTAGTAACAAGGACATCTGTTTACCTGAAAGCAACAATCAGGTCAAGACACTTAATTATGGcctaggggagagagagaaaaatggcaACATCGTTGAGACCCCAATTCCTGGATGCGATATTAATGGGaagtatgaaaataattataatgctGTCTTCAACCTTTTGCCCCACACTGAAAACCATAGCCCAGAGCACAAATTTCTCTGTGCTCTCTGTGTTTCTGCACTGTGCAGACAGCTAGAAGCAGCCAGTTTACAGGCCATCCCAACTGAGAGGATTGTGAACTCCTCTCAGCTTAAAGCAGCAGTGACACCTGAGTTGCGTCCTGACGTGACTATTTGGGGAGTGGCGATGCTGAGACACATGTTACAGCTTCAGTGTAACGCTCAGGCGATGACCACCATACAACACACAG GACCTAAAGGGAGCATTGTTACCGACAGCAGGCAGGTGCGCCTTGCCACAGGCATCTTCCCTGTTATCAGCCTCCTGAACcactcctgtaaccccaacacCAGCGTGTCCTTCATTAGCACTGTCGCCACCATCCGGGCGTCACAGCGGATTAGAAAGGGGCAAGAGATTCTCCACTGCTATG GGCCTCACAAGAGCCGGATGGGGGTTGCCGAAAGGCAGCAGAAGCTGAGGTCTCAGTATTTCTTTGACTGCGCCTGTCCAGCTTGTcaaactgaggcacacaggaTGGCTGCGGGGCCCAGGTGGGAAGCATTCTGTTGCAACAGTTGCGGAGCGCCCATGCAG GGAGATGATGTGCTGCGCTGTGGCAGCAGATCTTGTGCAGAATCCGCCGTCAGCAGGGACCACCTGGTCTCTCGGTTACAGGACCTTCAGCAGCAGGTCAGAGTGGCCCAGAAGCTTCTCAGAGATGGTGAACTAG GAGACTGGCAAAAGTCAGCCACCCATCTACAGAGGAGTCTCTGCGTGGTGGAGGTTCGCCACGGGCCGTCCAGTGTTGAAATGGGCCATGAGCTCTTCAAATTGGCCCAGATCTTTTTCAACGG GTTTGCAGTACCCGAAGCCCTGAGCACAATACAGAAAGCTGAGGAGGTTCTGTCGCTGCACTGTGGCCCATGGGACGATGAAATCCAGGAGCTCCAGAAGATGAAATCCTGTTTGTTGGACTTACCACCCACCCCTGTAGGGCCTGCAGTGCAGGGTCCCAGGAGGATTTTGACCCACAGAAAAGGAGCCCATGGAACACAAGTTAAAGAGGTtttgctggccaggtgcggtgcctcacgcctgtaa
- the SMYD4 gene encoding SET and MYND domain-containing protein 4 isoform X1, whose amino-acid sequence MDLPVDEWKSYLLQKWASLPTSVQVTISTAETLRDIFLHSSSLLQPEDELFLKRLSKGYLVGKDSDAPLFYREEGNKKFQEKDYTGAAVLYSKGVSHSRPNTEDMSLCHANRSAALFHLGQYETCLKDINRAQTHGYPERLQPKIMLRKAECLVALGRLQEARQTISDLERNFTATPALADVLPQTLQRNLHRLKMKVQEKDSLTESFPAALAKTLEEAALREENEQLSNASSSIGLCVDPLKGRCLVATKDILPGELLVQEDAFVSVLNPGELPPPHHGLDSKWDTRVTNGDLYCHRCLKHTLATVPCDGCSYAKYCSQECLQQAWELYHRTECPLGGLLLTLGIFCHIALRLTLLVGFEDVRKIIPKLCDKISNKDICLPESNNQVKTLNYGLGEREKNGNIVETPIPGCDINGKYENNYNAVFNLLPHTENHSPEHKFLCALCVSALCRQLEAASLQAIPTERIVNSSQLKAAVTPELRPDVTIWGVAMLRHMLQLQCNAQAMTTIQHTGPKGSIVTDSRQVRLATGIFPVISLLNHSCNPNTSVSFISTVATIRASQRIRKGQEILHCYGPHKSRMGVAERQQKLRSQYFFDCACPACQTEAHRMAAGPRWEAFCCNSCGAPMQGDDVLRCGSRSCAESAVSRDHLVSRLQDLQQQVRVAQKLLRDGELERAVQRLSGCQRDAESFLWAEHAVVGEIADGLARAFAALGDWQKSATHLQRSLCVVEVRHGPSSVEMGHELFKLAQIFFNGFAVPEALSTIQKAEEVLSLHCGPWDDEIQELQKMKSCLLDLPPTPVGPAVQGPRRILTHRKGAHGTQVKEVLLARCGASRL is encoded by the exons ACCTGAGGATGAGCTGTTTCTAAAAAGACTTTCTAAAGGTTACTTGGTGGGAAAGGACTCGGACGCTCCTCTTTTCTACAgagaagaaggaaacaaaaaatttcaGGAGAAAGATTACACAGGAGCTGCAGTGCTGTACTCTAAG GGAGTGTCACATTCAAGGCCTAACACTGAGGACATGTCACTGTGTCATGCTAACCGCTCGGCAGCCCTCTTCCACCTGGGTCAGTATGAG acGTGTCTTAAAGACATTAACAGAGCACAGACACATGGGTATCCAGAAAGGTTGCAACCCAAGATCATGTTACGTAAAGCAGAATGTCTGGTGGCCCTGGGGAGACTGCAGGAGGCAAGGCAGACCATCAGTGATCTTGAAAGGAACTTCACAGCCACACCAGCCCTAGCAGATGTCCTCCCTCAGACTCTGCAGAGAAACCTCCATCGTCTGAAAATGAAGGTACAAGAAAAGGACAGTCTCACAGAAAGCTTCCCAGCAGCTCTGGCCAAAACCCTTGAGGAGGCGgcgctgagggaggagaatgaacAACTTTCCAATGCGTCATCATCCATCGGCTTATGCGTAGATCCTTTAAAAGGTCGCTGTCTCGTTGCCACAAAAGATATTCTCCCAGGAGAGCTCCTGGTGCAGGAGGATGCTTTTGTGAGTGTTCTCAACCCAGGAGAACTGCCACCACCGCATCACGGCCTAGACAGCAAATGGGACACCAGAGTCACCAATGGGGACCTCTATTGTCACCGATGTTTGAAGCACACTTTGGCCACAGTTCCGTGTGACGGATGCAGTTATGCCAAGTATTGCAGCCAGGAGTGTTTGCAGCAGGCCTGGGAGCTCTACCACAGGACAGAATGTCCTCTCGGGGGGCTGCTTCTCACACTGGGTATCTTTTGCCACATTGCCCTGAGGTTGACTCTTTTGGTGGGATTTGAGGATGTTCGCAAAATCATACCAAAGCTTTGTGATAAGATTAGTAACAAGGACATCTGTTTACCTGAAAGCAACAATCAGGTCAAGACACTTAATTATGGcctaggggagagagagaaaaatggcaACATCGTTGAGACCCCAATTCCTGGATGCGATATTAATGGGaagtatgaaaataattataatgctGTCTTCAACCTTTTGCCCCACACTGAAAACCATAGCCCAGAGCACAAATTTCTCTGTGCTCTCTGTGTTTCTGCACTGTGCAGACAGCTAGAAGCAGCCAGTTTACAGGCCATCCCAACTGAGAGGATTGTGAACTCCTCTCAGCTTAAAGCAGCAGTGACACCTGAGTTGCGTCCTGACGTGACTATTTGGGGAGTGGCGATGCTGAGACACATGTTACAGCTTCAGTGTAACGCTCAGGCGATGACCACCATACAACACACAG GACCTAAAGGGAGCATTGTTACCGACAGCAGGCAGGTGCGCCTTGCCACAGGCATCTTCCCTGTTATCAGCCTCCTGAACcactcctgtaaccccaacacCAGCGTGTCCTTCATTAGCACTGTCGCCACCATCCGGGCGTCACAGCGGATTAGAAAGGGGCAAGAGATTCTCCACTGCTATG GGCCTCACAAGAGCCGGATGGGGGTTGCCGAAAGGCAGCAGAAGCTGAGGTCTCAGTATTTCTTTGACTGCGCCTGTCCAGCTTGTcaaactgaggcacacaggaTGGCTGCGGGGCCCAGGTGGGAAGCATTCTGTTGCAACAGTTGCGGAGCGCCCATGCAG GGAGATGATGTGCTGCGCTGTGGCAGCAGATCTTGTGCAGAATCCGCCGTCAGCAGGGACCACCTGGTCTCTCGGTTACAGGACCTTCAGCAGCAGGTCAGAGTGGCCCAGAAGCTTCTCAGAGATGGTGAACTAG AGCGAGCCGTTCAGCGGCTGTCGGGGTGCCAGCGTGACGCCGAGAGCTTCCTGTGGGCAGAGCACGCCGTGGTGGGAGAGATCGCAGATGGCCTGGCCCGGGCCTTTGCTGCCTTAG GAGACTGGCAAAAGTCAGCCACCCATCTACAGAGGAGTCTCTGCGTGGTGGAGGTTCGCCACGGGCCGTCCAGTGTTGAAATGGGCCATGAGCTCTTCAAATTGGCCCAGATCTTTTTCAACGG GTTTGCAGTACCCGAAGCCCTGAGCACAATACAGAAAGCTGAGGAGGTTCTGTCGCTGCACTGTGGCCCATGGGACGATGAAATCCAGGAGCTCCAGAAGATGAAATCCTGTTTGTTGGACTTACCACCCACCCCTGTAGGGCCTGCAGTGCAGGGTCCCAGGAGGATTTTGACCCACAGAAAAGGAGCCCATGGAACACAAGTTAAAGAGGTtttgctggccaggtgcggtgcctcacgcctgtaa
- the SMYD4 gene encoding SET and MYND domain-containing protein 4 isoform X3, with translation MSLCHANRSAALFHLGQYETCLKDINRAQTHGYPERLQPKIMLRKAECLVALGRLQEARQTISDLERNFTATPALADVLPQTLQRNLHRLKMKVQEKDSLTESFPAALAKTLEEAALREENEQLSNASSSIGLCVDPLKGRCLVATKDILPGELLVQEDAFVSVLNPGELPPPHHGLDSKWDTRVTNGDLYCHRCLKHTLATVPCDGCSYAKYCSQECLQQAWELYHRTECPLGGLLLTLGIFCHIALRLTLLVGFEDVRKIIPKLCDKISNKDICLPESNNQVKTLNYGLGEREKNGNIVETPIPGCDINGKYENNYNAVFNLLPHTENHSPEHKFLCALCVSALCRQLEAASLQAIPTERIVNSSQLKAAVTPELRPDVTIWGVAMLRHMLQLQCNAQAMTTIQHTGPKGSIVTDSRQVRLATGIFPVISLLNHSCNPNTSVSFISTVATIRASQRIRKGQEILHCYGPHKSRMGVAERQQKLRSQYFFDCACPACQTEAHRMAAGPRWEAFCCNSCGAPMQGDDVLRCGSRSCAESAVSRDHLVSRLQDLQQQVRVAQKLLRDGELERAVQRLSGCQRDAESFLWAEHAVVGEIADGLARAFAALGDWQKSATHLQRSLCVVEVRHGPSSVEMGHELFKLAQIFFNGFAVPEALSTIQKAEEVLSLHCGPWDDEIQELQKMKSCLLDLPPTPVGPAVQGPRRILTHRKGAHGTQVKEVLLARCGASRL, from the exons ATGTCACTGTGTCATGCTAACCGCTCGGCAGCCCTCTTCCACCTGGGTCAGTATGAG acGTGTCTTAAAGACATTAACAGAGCACAGACACATGGGTATCCAGAAAGGTTGCAACCCAAGATCATGTTACGTAAAGCAGAATGTCTGGTGGCCCTGGGGAGACTGCAGGAGGCAAGGCAGACCATCAGTGATCTTGAAAGGAACTTCACAGCCACACCAGCCCTAGCAGATGTCCTCCCTCAGACTCTGCAGAGAAACCTCCATCGTCTGAAAATGAAGGTACAAGAAAAGGACAGTCTCACAGAAAGCTTCCCAGCAGCTCTGGCCAAAACCCTTGAGGAGGCGgcgctgagggaggagaatgaacAACTTTCCAATGCGTCATCATCCATCGGCTTATGCGTAGATCCTTTAAAAGGTCGCTGTCTCGTTGCCACAAAAGATATTCTCCCAGGAGAGCTCCTGGTGCAGGAGGATGCTTTTGTGAGTGTTCTCAACCCAGGAGAACTGCCACCACCGCATCACGGCCTAGACAGCAAATGGGACACCAGAGTCACCAATGGGGACCTCTATTGTCACCGATGTTTGAAGCACACTTTGGCCACAGTTCCGTGTGACGGATGCAGTTATGCCAAGTATTGCAGCCAGGAGTGTTTGCAGCAGGCCTGGGAGCTCTACCACAGGACAGAATGTCCTCTCGGGGGGCTGCTTCTCACACTGGGTATCTTTTGCCACATTGCCCTGAGGTTGACTCTTTTGGTGGGATTTGAGGATGTTCGCAAAATCATACCAAAGCTTTGTGATAAGATTAGTAACAAGGACATCTGTTTACCTGAAAGCAACAATCAGGTCAAGACACTTAATTATGGcctaggggagagagagaaaaatggcaACATCGTTGAGACCCCAATTCCTGGATGCGATATTAATGGGaagtatgaaaataattataatgctGTCTTCAACCTTTTGCCCCACACTGAAAACCATAGCCCAGAGCACAAATTTCTCTGTGCTCTCTGTGTTTCTGCACTGTGCAGACAGCTAGAAGCAGCCAGTTTACAGGCCATCCCAACTGAGAGGATTGTGAACTCCTCTCAGCTTAAAGCAGCAGTGACACCTGAGTTGCGTCCTGACGTGACTATTTGGGGAGTGGCGATGCTGAGACACATGTTACAGCTTCAGTGTAACGCTCAGGCGATGACCACCATACAACACACAG GACCTAAAGGGAGCATTGTTACCGACAGCAGGCAGGTGCGCCTTGCCACAGGCATCTTCCCTGTTATCAGCCTCCTGAACcactcctgtaaccccaacacCAGCGTGTCCTTCATTAGCACTGTCGCCACCATCCGGGCGTCACAGCGGATTAGAAAGGGGCAAGAGATTCTCCACTGCTATG GGCCTCACAAGAGCCGGATGGGGGTTGCCGAAAGGCAGCAGAAGCTGAGGTCTCAGTATTTCTTTGACTGCGCCTGTCCAGCTTGTcaaactgaggcacacaggaTGGCTGCGGGGCCCAGGTGGGAAGCATTCTGTTGCAACAGTTGCGGAGCGCCCATGCAG GGAGATGATGTGCTGCGCTGTGGCAGCAGATCTTGTGCAGAATCCGCCGTCAGCAGGGACCACCTGGTCTCTCGGTTACAGGACCTTCAGCAGCAGGTCAGAGTGGCCCAGAAGCTTCTCAGAGATGGTGAACTAG AGCGAGCCGTTCAGCGGCTGTCGGGGTGCCAGCGTGACGCCGAGAGCTTCCTGTGGGCAGAGCACGCCGTGGTGGGAGAGATCGCAGATGGCCTGGCCCGGGCCTTTGCTGCCTTAG GAGACTGGCAAAAGTCAGCCACCCATCTACAGAGGAGTCTCTGCGTGGTGGAGGTTCGCCACGGGCCGTCCAGTGTTGAAATGGGCCATGAGCTCTTCAAATTGGCCCAGATCTTTTTCAACGG GTTTGCAGTACCCGAAGCCCTGAGCACAATACAGAAAGCTGAGGAGGTTCTGTCGCTGCACTGTGGCCCATGGGACGATGAAATCCAGGAGCTCCAGAAGATGAAATCCTGTTTGTTGGACTTACCACCCACCCCTGTAGGGCCTGCAGTGCAGGGTCCCAGGAGGATTTTGACCCACAGAAAAGGAGCCCATGGAACACAAGTTAAAGAGGTtttgctggccaggtgcggtgcctcacgcctgtaa